The segment TCGAGGGTGGCCGGGCGCATCCGGACGGCCAGCGGGCTGGCGCCCGTCGGCATATCGGCAGCGGCGGGCGCATCGCCCGGCATGTCGAACAAGCTGTCGGCCACGCCTCAACGCTAGGCCGTGACGAAGTCGATGAGCTCCTCGACCCGCCCGATCAACGCCGGTTCCAGGTCGTTCCAGTCCCGCACCCGCCCCCGGATCCGCTGCCAGGCGCCGGCGATATCGGCCTGGGTGGCGTGCGGCCAGCCCAGCGCGTCGCAGATGCCGTGCTTCCACTCGATACCGCGCGGGATCACCGGCCACTGTGGCAAGCCCACCCGGGCGGGTTTGACGGCCTGCCAGATGTCGATATAGGGATGCCCGACCACCAGCGCGTGCCCGCCCGCCACCCGCGTCGCCTCGGCGGCGATCCGCGACTCCTTCGACCCGGCCACCAGATGGTCGACCAAGACGCCGAGGCGCCGCCCCGGGCCGGGCCTGAACTCGGCCACGATTGCCGCAAGATCATCGACACCGCCCAGGTATTCCACGACGACGCCCTCGATGCGCAGGTCAGCGCCCCACACCTGCTCGACCAGCTCGGCGTCGTGGCGGCCCTCCACGTAGATGCGGCTGGCGAGTGCGACCCTGGCCTTGGCACCGGACACCGCCACCGACCCCGACGCGGTGCGGGCGGGCGCGGCGGTCACCTTCGGCTTGACCAGGATGACCGGCTTGCCCTCGACCAGGAAGCCGGGCCCCAGCGGGAACGACCGCACCCGGCGATTGCGGTCCTCCAGTTCGACCCGGCCGTTCTCGATGCGCACCACCGCGCCGACGAAGCCGCTGGACGGATCCTCCACCACCAGACCCCGCTCGGCCGGGTGCTCGACGGAGCGGACCCGCGACGGGGTGTGTGGATTGCGGGCCAGGACATCGAAGCCGTATCGATCACTCACGCGGGCGATCCTAGGAACGGCGGTGCCGGAAACACCGTTGCGACATGCCCGCGTCATAGCATCGAGATGTGTTGCTGAACCGTCTCACCGCGGAGGGGATCGCCGCGGGCACGGTCACCCTGGTGTTACGCCGCTGGGACAGGCCGCGGGCGAAGGCGGGTGGCACCCAGCGCACGGTCGCGGGCACGATCCGCATCGATGCGGTCACCGAGCGCGCCGGTGACTACCGCGTCACCGCGGCGCAGGCACGCGCCGCCGGCTACGCCGACGCCGCCGCGGCCCAGGCCGAACTCGACCGTCGACCCGCCGCCCACACGTATCTGATCCGGGTGTCCTACCTGGCACCCGACGAACGACCCGAGCTGGCCGCCGAGGACGCCCTCGCGGCTGACGACATCGCGGGCATCGGTGAACGGCTGGACCGCTGGGACGCCGCCACCGAACCGTGGACCCGCAACTATCTGCGGCTCATCGGCGACAACGAGGCCATCCGGGCACCGGATCTGGCGGAACGGGTGGGCATCGACGTGCCGCGCTTCAAACGCAGGGTCCGTCAGCTCAAAGGTCTGGGCCTGACCATCAGTCTGGGCACCGGGTACCGGTTGTCGCCACGTGGAGCGGCTTTCTTGCGTGCCGACGGCCACCGGCCGACGCGGTGAGCCTGCTCAGCCGCCGACGGCGGCGAGCTTGGCCGGCGAGGAGGTGATCTCGTCGATGACCGTGTGGATGAACCGCATCTTCTCCAGCACGGCCGCCGGCAGCACGAACGGGTAGAGGTCGTCGCGGCCCATCGACCGGTTGACCATGTTCAGCGCCCATGACAGCGGCAGCCACATCTCGATGATGGTGTCGAAACCGCTGGGCCCCAATGCCCTTCGGTCGAAGGTGGCGCCCGCCGGGGCGAGGCTGAAGGCCGCCGCGGTGTCCAGGGTGTCGCGGATGTGCAGGTAGTGGGCGAAGGTCTCGGCCCAGTCCTCGGCGGGGTGCATGGTCGCATACGACGAGACGTAGTCGCTCTGCCAGCCCTGCGGGGCGCCCTCGCTGTAATGCCGGTCCAGCGCGGCCTGATAGTCCAGGTCCGGATCGCCGAACAGGTCGTTGAAACCGGCCAGATACTCCGGCGACGGGCTGACCAGCCGGTAGAAGTAGTAGTGCCCGAGTTCGTGGCGGAAGTGCCCGAGCAGGGTGCGGTAGGGCTCCTCCATCGCGACGCGCAGCTGTTCGCGGTGCACATCGTCGCCCTCGGCGAGATCGAGGGTGATCACCCCGTCGGCGTGCCCGGTGAACACCTTTTCCTGCACGCTGCTCAGCAGGTCGAAGGCGAGCCCGAACTGCGGGTCCTCATCGCGGCCGACGATCGGCAGCTTGAGTTCGTGCAGTTCGGCGATCACCCGGCGCTTGGCCTTCTCGGCGGCGGCGAACTTCGCCAGCGCCCCCGCGTCGGCATCGTGCGGCCGGGTCCGGGTCAGCGCGCAGGATGCGCACAGCTTGACCACCGGCCCCTTCTCGACCAGCCAGTTGCATTCGGCCAGATGAAGATTCGCGCACAAACGGTACTGCTTCTCGTCCACCGCGCCGGCGTGCTCGCTCTCTTCCTCGGACGCGATCACCAGCAACGCCATATCGTCGAGCGAGAAACCGAGCCGGGAGCCGCACGACAGGCATTTCGAATTCTCGAACGCCAACCGCTGCCCGCAATTCGGGCAGTTGAAATCCCGCATGTTCTTCTCTTCCCTGTGACGCCGATGACGCGGCCAGAACCCCGACCGCTTGAACGTGCCCCGTGCGGCTGGCGCCTAAACCATGTCCGACGGCGTGCCGGTCACATACGGCGCGACGTCGACGGAGACATCGATAACGCTACTCTCCGAATCGGTGTAGATGATCCCGCGCAACGGAGGGACGTCGGCGTAGTCCCGGCCGAAGCCGACGACGATATACCGTTCGTCGACCATCTGGTCGTTCGTCGGGTCCAGGCCCAGCCACTGGTTCTCCCGCGTCCACACCGAGGCCCAGGCGTGGGTGGCGTCCACCCCGACCATCCGCTCACGCCCCGGCGGCGGATCGGTGGCCAGGTACCCCGACACGTAGCTGGCGGCCAGCCCGTTGGCGCGCAGACAGGCGATGGCCAGCCGGGCGAAGTCCTGGCAGACGCCCTCCCGGGCGGCCAGCACCTCCGACACCCGGGTGGACACCGTGGTCGACCCGGACCGGTAGGTGAAGTCACGGAAGATGCGCGCGTTCA is part of the Mycobacterium adipatum genome and harbors:
- a CDS encoding DUF3097 domain-containing protein, which codes for MSDRYGFDVLARNPHTPSRVRSVEHPAERGLVVEDPSSGFVGAVVRIENGRVELEDRNRRVRSFPLGPGFLVEGKPVILVKPKVTAAPARTASGSVAVSGAKARVALASRIYVEGRHDAELVEQVWGADLRIEGVVVEYLGGVDDLAAIVAEFRPGPGRRLGVLVDHLVAGSKESRIAAEATRVAGGHALVVGHPYIDIWQAVKPARVGLPQWPVIPRGIEWKHGICDALGWPHATQADIAGAWQRIRGRVRDWNDLEPALIGRVEELIDFVTA
- a CDS encoding zinc-binding metallopeptidase family protein, with the protein product MRDFNCPNCGQRLAFENSKCLSCGSRLGFSLDDMALLVIASEEESEHAGAVDEKQYRLCANLHLAECNWLVEKGPVVKLCASCALTRTRPHDADAGALAKFAAAEKAKRRVIAELHELKLPIVGRDEDPQFGLAFDLLSSVQEKVFTGHADGVITLDLAEGDDVHREQLRVAMEEPYRTLLGHFRHELGHYYFYRLVSPSPEYLAGFNDLFGDPDLDYQAALDRHYSEGAPQGWQSDYVSSYATMHPAEDWAETFAHYLHIRDTLDTAAAFSLAPAGATFDRRALGPSGFDTIIEMWLPLSWALNMVNRSMGRDDLYPFVLPAAVLEKMRFIHTVIDEITSSPAKLAAVGG